A portion of the Malassezia japonica chromosome 3, complete sequence genome contains these proteins:
- a CDS encoding uncharacterized protein (EggNog:ENOG503P0RI; COG:U; COG:Y): protein MAQSEGEAGGDASARTKFYTQSFTIFTSLQSIAASQQREERGDAGWMDAGPSVQTMQYYHRIGTLYCDAIHTYLNDLDAEHLDESEYLAHVQSLQTIFHLAQVLYFPEDGRGMGVIGEELLHWLNAHDVAPTTEQGQQIAQTSPSHDHPEFWDYLFRCVLRGFYGTAATVLQSYSAPGTPSTLYEIASETAQILKTLPRSTGYPTEHAFFSAHRNWHTSVRVFLSGMQRKMDSVQKELEANGAPHPEEERLELEAQFRCLLELLCGVQDRVLEFSENWTEAVCAWGTLVQPAMKRDDLPDVVQLITDQLPVDGTLGSEMVLVSLMRGEVTKAIKQCIPYDEWLATHLSDFCHKAQLLDNNEAKGEDGEPLCDSILFTWADLLLNEERLWRMALSYLAVIHTPAARSKMRGVLFSVPLMDEGLDADAQFKRVEEVLGACIEYGMDDEVRIICKRLGHELMEHKKYGLAIAYSVRARDARQVRMIADQMLHDYVEHGPEAFIRSVDTIPRMLLDNAEAIATEAGLTAENAQLATPFATTSSIFSTETFAPLVFHVKYRDFHELYANKATWSEAAQILVGLLTSDVTPESFLTVLLVDALPLVQAPELYFSMPETYELLRVVEKVGSVAESNGTDEVADYYFYWLELLLSRKAGAEASSSAVRRKLVQERMMVVRLALSQYLSRILVEGSEGW, encoded by the exons ATGGCCCAGTCTGAAGGGgaggccggcggcgacgcgtcggcgcggacCAAG TTCTATACCCAGTCATTTACCATATTCACCTCCCTGCAGTCCATTGCCGCgtcgcagcagcgcgaggagcgtggCGATGCGGGGTGGATGGACGCCGGCCCGTCGGTGCAGACGATGCAGTACTACCACCGCATCGGCACGCTGTACTGTGACGCGATACATACCTATCTGAACGACCTGGATGCGGAACATCTCGACGAGTCCGAGTAtctcgcgcacgtccagTCGCTGCAGACCATCTTCCACCTCGCCCAGGTGCTCTACTTTCCAGAGGACGGCCGTGGGATGGGCGTCATTGGCGAGGAGCTCTTGCACTGGCTGAacgcgcacgacgtcg cgccgaccACCGAACAGGGCCAGCAGATCGCGCAGacctcgccgtcgcacgACCATCCCGAATTTTGGGACTACCTCTTCCGCTGCGTGCTGCGTGGATTCTacggcacggcggcgaccgTGCTGCAGAGCTATagcgcgcccggcacgcccaGCACGCTCTATGAAATCGCGAGCGAGACCGCGCAGATCCTCAAGACGCTGCCCCGCTCGACCGGCTACCCCACCGAGCACGCCTTCTTCTCGGCGCACCGGAATTGGCACACCTCGGTACGCGTCTTTCTCTCGGGCATGCAGCGCAAGATGGACAGCGTGCAGaaagagctcgaggcgaacggcgcaccgcaccCCGAGgaagagcgcctcgagctcgaggcgcagttCCGCtgcctcctcgagctcctgtGCGGTGTGCAGGACCGTGTGCTGGAGTTTTCCGAGAACTGGACCGAGGCCGTGTGTGCGTGGGGAACGCTCGTGCAGCCCGCCATGAAGCGCGACGATCTTCC AGACGTCGTGCAGCTCATCACCGACCAACTCCCGGtcgacggcacgctcggcagcgagaTGGTGCTCGTGTCGCTcatgcgcggcgaggtgaCCAAGGCCATCAAGCAGTGCATTCCTTACGACGAGTGgctcgcgacgcacctGAGCGACTTTTGCCacaaggcgcagctgctcgataATAACGAGGCCAAGGGCGaggacggcgagccgctctGCGACTCGATTCTCTTTACCTGGGCGGATCTGCTGCTgaacgaggagcgcctgtGGCGCATGGCCCTCTCGTACCTCGCCGTGATTCATACGCCGGCTGCGCGCTCCAAGATGCGGGGCGTGCTCTTTAGCGTGCCGCTCATGGACGAgggcctcgacgccgacgcgcagtTTAAGCGCGTCGAAGAGGTGCTTGGCGCGTGCATCGAGTACGGcatggacgacgaggtccgCATCATTtgcaagcgcctcggccacgaGCTCATGGAGCACAAAAAGTACGGCCTCGCCATTGCCTAcagcgtgcgtgcgcgcgatgcgcggcagGTGCGCATGATCGCCGACCAGATGCTCCACGACTatgtcgagcacggcccCGAGGCGTTTATCCGCAGCGTCGACACGATTCCCCGCATGCTCCTCGACAatgccgaggcgatcgcgaccgaggcgggGCTTACCGCCGAGAATGCACAGCTTGCGACGCCGTTTGCAACCACCTCGAGCATCTTTTCGACCGAGACCTTTGCCCCGCTCGTGTTCCACGTCAAGTACCGCGACTTCCACGAGCTGTACGCGAACAAGGCGACCTGGtcggaggcggcgcagatcctcgtcggcctgctcACGAGCGACGTGACGCCCGAGTCTTTTCTGAcggtgctgctcgtcgacgcgctgccgctggTGCAGGCGCCAGAGCTCTACTTCTCGATGCCGGAAACgtacgagctgctgcgcgtcgtcgaaAAGGTCGGCTCCGTGGCCGAGTCGAACGGCACGGACGAGGTGGCTGACTACTACTTTTACtggctcgagctgctgctcaGCCGCAAGGCGGGCGCAgaggcgagcagctcggcagtgcgccgcaagctcgtccaggagcgcatgatggtcgtgcgcctcgccttGTCCCAGTACCTTTcgcgcatcctcgtcgagggcaGCGAGGGCTGGTGA
- a CDS encoding uncharacterized protein (EggNog:ENOG503NU6H; COG:S) → MAEMMIQQRARRATAGNRMRELLEQQEVEGDEMFAEVEDDIEFEGGDDEPDIVDSDFDGNSEEEGSGEDVEAEQTLEREEKRERKAARPRAVPLHAMRPAMGPATAAAPRPVERKPRRPSHPIPAPSSGGLRSSSRHSTVQSKLETQTKLKEAEERRASVRARPVRKRAKMLTQDALISEALETEEENIQSLQRFLQQEEDRKARQRASGKRDIKGPYVRWISTGLSQSVFAIRAEQKEAEARAAAAERAAAAERAAKEQREREERAAEEERAAQEERARIRAENGEMEVEEAKESDAGAGAEQEEAQKKDAEAPRDGEEDRVRSSNDEHAPSAEEPGRGAEQVPSAEQAEAKDGAEGEASSSAAQAAQRPPDAAPDTLSPSERSDTPVQTSAPSATPAPIASSAPSAPSAPPVPSAAPAPSTTPTPSATPTPTTPTPQPSQPAQPSAPARSPPTAPPPAGPIKAEDEPEKSHDTPEPPPETPSEPIDTTITARTILSLCNLDPSATWADEFRMLLGDHCEWDRLPIVPSRNRPFRPRQSTCVITGLPARYRDPRTGIAYATQEAFDTIQRVLRDEFLWTGSGARMLPLSSGCYAGRVEDYGAGGIFAEARRRRDT, encoded by the exons ATGGCCGAGATGATGatccagcagcgcgcgcggcgtgcgacgGCGGGCAACCG CATGCGCGAACTGCTGGAGCAACAGGAAGTCGAAGGCGACGAAATGtttgccgaggtcgaggacgaCATCGAGTTcgagggcggcgacg ATGAGCCGGACATTGTCGACTCTGACTTTGACGGAAACAGCGAGGAAGAGGGGAGCGGGGAGGATGTCGAGGCGgagcagacgctcgagcgcgaagagaagcgcgagcgcaaggcggcgcggccacgcgccgtgccgctgcaCGCGATGCGCCCGGCGATGGGGcccgcgacggcggcggcgccgcggcctgtcgagcgcaagccCCGCCGGCCCTCGCATCCTATtcctgcgccgagctcgggggggctgcgcagcagctcgcgccaCTCGACGGTCCAGTCCAAGCTCGAGACACAGACCAAGCTcaaggaggccgaggagcgccgcgcatcagtgcgcgcgcgcccggtccgcaagcgcgccaagatgctgacgcaggacgcgctcATCTCAGAGGCACTCGAGACGGAAGAGGAGAATATTCAGAGCCTCCAGCGCTTCCTGCAGCAGGAAGAAGATCGCaaggcgcggcagcgggCATCGGGCAAACGCGATATCAAGGGTCCGTACGTGCGCTGGATTAGCACCGGCCTCTCGCAGAGCGTGTTTGCGAttcgcgccgagcagaaggaggccgaggcacGGGCGGCTGCCgcagagcgcgcggccgccgcggaaCGCGCGGCAaaggagcagcgcgagcgcgaggaacgCGCGGCAgaagaggagcgcgcggcacaggaagagcgcgcgcgcatccgcgccGAAAACGGAGAGATGGAGGTCGAGGAAGCCAAGGAAAGCGAtgctggcgcaggcgccgagcaAGAAGAGGCACAGAAgaaggacgccgaggcgcccagagacggcgaggaggatAGAGTGCGGTCAAGCAacgacgagcacgcgcccagcgccgaggagccggggcgaggcgccgaacAGGTgcccagcgccgagcaagccgaggccaaggacggCGCGGAGGGCGAGGCTAGCTCgtctgctgcgcaagctgcgcaacgGCCCCCGGATGCGGCGCCCGACACCCTGTCGCCTTCtgagcgcagcgacacgcCTGTACagacctcggcgccgtcggcgactCCTGCACCTATTGCATCCTCAGCACCCTCGGCGCCCTCGGCGCCCCCGGTGCCCtctgcagctcctgcgccatCGACTACTCCTACACCTTCTGCTACTCCTACACCTACGACGCCTACTCCTCAGCCCTCGCAGCCTGCCCAACCCTCTGCACCTGCCCGCTCCCCACCCACCGCCCCGCCCCCCGCGGGCCCCATCAAGGCTGAGGACGAGCCGGAAAAGTCGCacgacacgcccgagccTCCCCCGGAGACTCCGTCCGAGCCGATTGATACGACGATCACTGCCCGCACGATCCTTTCGCTCTGCAACCTGGACCCCAGCGCGACATGGGCGGACGAGTTCCGGATGCTGCTGGGCGACCACTGTGAGTGGGACCGGCTCCCGATCGTCCCTTCGCGCAACCGCCCCTTTCGCCCCCGGCAGAGCACCTGCGTCATCACCGGGCTTCCTGCGCGCTACCGCGATCCCCGCACTGGCATTGCGTACGCGACGCAGGAAGCCTTTGATACCATCCAGCGTGTGCTGCGTGACGAGTTCCTATGGACGGGCTCTGGCGCGCGCATGCTCCCCCTGTCGTCTGGCTGCTATGCCGGGCGTGTTGAGGACTACGGTGCCGGCGGCAtctttgccgaggcgcggcgcaggcgcgacACATAG
- the DPB11 gene encoding protein kinase activating protein dpb11 (COG:L; EggNog:ENOG503NUFG): MSTNRLQRTHRSTKIPNVKLRPVPVSTASRERQRADAEDDAHFQATRDHGTTRGAHTAQDFLASKPLQGVVLSFTGITDEKRELVDIAEQLGARVHKNLTSEVTHLVARQPGSEKYKCAVRFHMHVVRPEWLYLVREAWLAGEDAVDIAQLADESRLGALEGMHIALSGVDESTRARLAERIHEQGGTLAPRLSLDGSLTHLACGPDDGRIRKSYTRVVEQQALARHYTTDALPAPIRAAAAIKLVHVEWIDECCDTGTMLPEDEYDARAPLAPRPPRPQPPPRIPMAERTISAPAPAAPPQKDLARLVHRIHSQTEPGLGQAPKRTGLLALTRAERFGQEAPKLFAQRTFHVAMADDARTRRVASAIRGAGGVLVAEQDAMYTVRPLVGGRGAGQCVTHHWVELCLHYDRLVDPKAYVASEPTRAPMPVPGADAVRFSFTGVDREGPEYHHALAAIHAIGASVEDAMSRARTTHLVAEGDARHGVKAQKAAAWGVPVVGYEFLQKVLRTGRLRETSDVPPPPPPPPPPDASDTPDAEPTPEPEQDVPSSQSCHM, encoded by the exons ATGAGCACGAATCGGCTGCAGCGGACGCACCGCTCGACCAAGATCCCCAATGTCAAGCTGCGCCCGGTGCCTGtgtcgaccgcgtcgcgcgagcggcagcgtgcggatgccgaggacgacgcgcacTTCCAGGCGACACGCGACCACGGCAcaacgcgcggcgcgcatacCGCGCAGGACTTTCTCGCGTCCAAGCCGCTCCAGGGCGTCGTACTGAGCTTTACCGGGATCACAGACGAAAAG CGTGAGCTTGTCGAcattgccgagcagctcggagcgcgcgtgcaCAAAAATCTCACGAGCGAAGtcacgcacctcgtcgcgcgtcaGCCGGGCTCAGAAAAGTACAAgtgcgcggtgcgcttTCATATGCACGTTGTGCGGCCCGAGTGGCTGTACCTCGTTCGCGAGGCATGGCTCGCTGGGGAGGACGCGGTCGAtatcgcgcagctcgcagACGAgtcgcgcctcggcgcgctcgaagGCATGCACATTGCGCTCAGCGGCGTAGACG AATCcacacgcgcgcgcctcgcagAGCGCATCCACGAGCagggcggcacgctcgcgccgcgcctctcGCTCGACGGATCGCTTACCCACCTCGCGTGCGGCCCGGATGACGGCCGCATCCGCAAGAGCTATAcacgcgtcgtcgagcagcaggcgctcgcgcggcacTATACCACAGACGCCCTCCCGGCGCCGatccgcgccgcagccgctatcaagctcgtgcacgtcgaGTGGATCGACGAGTGCTGCGACACGGGAACGATGCTGCCCGAGGACGagtacgacgcgcgcgcgccacttgcgccacggccgccacggccgcagccaccgccgcgcatCCCGATGGCCGAGCGGAcgatctcggcgccggcgccggcagctCCGCCACAAAaggacctcgcgcgcctcgtccaccgCATCCACAGCCAGACCGAGCCGGGCCTGGGGCAGGCACCGAAACGCACAGGACTCCTCGCGCTGACGCGTGCGGAGCGCTTTGGCCAGGAGGCGCCGAAACTCTTTGCACAGCGCACCTTTCACGTCGCgatggccgacgacgcccgcacgcggcgcgtcgccagCGCAatccgcggcgcaggcggcgtgctcgtcgcagAGCAGGACGCCATGTACACCGTGCGCCCGCTCGTGGGGGGCCGGGGGGCGGGCCAATGCGTCACGCACCACTGGGTCGAGCTGTGCCTGCACTacgaccgcctcgtcgatccCAAGGCGTACGTGGCGAGCGAGCCGACACGGGCGCCGAtgccggtgccgggcgccgacgcggtgcgcttcAGCTTCACtggcgtcgaccgcgagggGCCCGAGTACcaccacgcgctcgcggcgatccacgcgatcggcgcctcggtcgaAGACGCGATGAGCAGGGCACGTAcgacgcacctcgtcgcagAAGGCGACGCGAGGCACGGCGTCAAAGCCCAAAAGGCGGCTGCATGGGGTGTACCGGTCGTGGGGTATGAATTTCTGCAAAAGGTCCTACGTACAGGGCGGCTCCGCGAAacgagcgacgtgccgccgccgccgccgccgccgccgccgccggatgcgagcgacacgccggacgcggagccgacgcccgagccggaACAAGACGTCCCGTCGTCGCAGTCGTG CCACATGTGA
- a CDS encoding nicotinamide N-methyltransferase (EggNog:ENOG503P1WG; COG:S), producing the protein MDEVDIFEDALFTVFAHHQPARGDPGSVAHYPHAALPGWVGEKGIAYRIADLSSANTKLFAHHQWDAGVYLADLLAEAPAWADARGRTVVELGAGTGLPALVAAAIGAKRTVVTDYPDKDIVANLEQNAAWLKGRAPHALPLDVRGLAWGEGLDVFLDMYGTMDCVIAADVLWVSSQHAALLDTVCALLARTKDARFLLAAGFHTGRPAIARFLDAAQARGLAFDEDAPHGGVYERSIFGQIQPYTHSVRDEHGEEDMGDIQERGQWIAVASFRWA; encoded by the coding sequence ATGGACGAAGTCGATATCTTTGAGGACGCGCTCTTTACCGTCTTTGCGCATCACCAGCCCGCACGTGGCGACCCCGGCTCGGTGGCGCACTATCcccacgcggcgctcccgGGATGGGTGGGTGAAAAAGGCATTGCGTACCGCATCGCGGATCTCAGCAGCGCCAACACCAAGCTCTTTGCGCACCACCAGTGGGACGCGGGCGTGTACCTcgccgacctgctcgcggAGGCGCCAGCGTGggcggatgcgcgcggGCGAACCGTCGTGGAGCTCGGTGCGGGCACCGGGCTTcctgcgctcgtcgcagcCGCCATCGGAGCGAAGCGCACGGTGGTGACCGACTACCCCGACAAGGATATTGTCGCGAATCTCGAGCAGAACGCCGCGTGGCTCAAggggcgcgcgccgcacgcgctcccgctcgacgtgcgcggcctcgcgtGGGGCGAGGGCCTCGACGTGTTTCTCGACATGTACGGCACCATGGACTGCGTCATTGCGGCCGATGTGCTATGGGTATCTTCGCAGCATGCCGCGCTTCTCGACACGGTATGTGCGCTGCTTGCACGTACGAAAGACGCGCGATTTTTGCTCGCGGCCGGCTTCCACACTGGGCGCCCGGCGATTGCGCGCTTCCTGGACGCGGCCCAGGCGCGGGGCCTCGCGTtcgacgaggatgcgccgcacggcggcgtgtACGAGCGCAGCATCTTTGGCCAGATCCAGCCGTACACGCACAGCGTGCGGGATGagcacggcgaggaggacatGGGCGATATCCAGGAGCGGGGGCAGTGGATCGCGGTCGCGAGCTTCCGGTGGGCCTAG
- the PWP1 gene encoding rRNA-processing protein (BUSCO:EOG09261DW8; COG:S; EggNog:ENOG503NU62), whose product MISSAAWVARGFAARHPQKHELDEAELERVSRLTNIELNDANQQLAAAKKADGDGWEDVGSDEEMEEDQNDDPEDLSRYRLDEYDEEPSQSIAMGALSNIRGVQAFRSNDDDPYITLKDDPADEEEEREQLEVLPTDNLVYAAKTEDDVSMIEAYLYNADDQNLYVHHDLLLPAFPLHLEWLDYAPAPVLEASAERRPAGTMGNFVAVGTMDPEIEIWDMDTIEGVYPDAVLGRKDLTEQLNAPAGTGKKKRRAPKARVPNPTHHVDAVLSLSWNKRARNLLASASADTTVKIWDLSRPMVGESSAALRSFDGHTDKVQSVAWQVTAPGLATGSENPAVLLSAGYDKTVRVFDTRMPDQALVAGIPADVEAVRWNGWKDQSFLVALETGIVQGFDARKLSSTLTSDSAQFTLVAHDAACTTLDVSPHIPGCILTGGTDRQVKLWSIDDEDADKPRSINLVTSRDMDVGKVFTASFSPNDPLTVAVAGSNGKLQIWDTLSNPGMRRTFGDRLRRMDQYADRHPAQAAPARLDEGERPDVIQLEDDASEDEDEDMDA is encoded by the coding sequence ATGATttcgtcggcggcgtgggtTGCGCGCGGTTttgccgcgcggcacccTCAGAAACATGAGCTAGACGAAGCAGAGCTGGAGCGCGTCAGCCGTCTCACGAATATTGAGCTGAACGATGCGAACCAGCAACTTGCTGCTGCGAAAAAAGCTGATGGCGATGGCTGGGAAGAtgtcggcagcgacgaggagatgGAAGAGGACCAGAATGACGACCCTGAAGACCTGAGTCGGTACCGCCTGGACGAgtacgacgaggagccgaGCCAGAGCATTGCCATGGGTGCGTTGAGCAACATCCGTGGCGTGCAGGCCTTTCGCAGCAACGACGACGATCCCTACATCACCCTGAAAGACGACCctgcggacgaggaggaagagcgcgagcagctcgaggtcctCCCGACGGATAACCTTGTGTACGCCGCCAAGACGGAGGACGATGTGTCGATGATTGAGGCGTACCTGTACAATGCCGACGACCAGAATCTCTACGTGCACCACGACCTGCTGCTCCCTGCCTTCCCCTTGCACCTCGAGTGGCTTGATtatgcgcctgcgcctgtgcTGGAGGCtagcgccgagcgccgccccGCTGGTACGATGGGCAACTTTGTCGCGGTCGGCACGATGGACCCCGAGATTGAGATCTGGGACATGGACACGATCGAAGGCGTGTATCCCGATGCGGTGCTGGGCCGCAAGGACCTCACCGAACAGCTCAATGCCCCCGCTGGCACTGGCAAGAAgaagcgccgtgcgcccaaggcgcgcgtgccgaacCCGACGCACCACGTCGACGCTGTGCTGAGTCTGTCGTGGAATAAGCGTGCGCGCAACTTGCTtgcgtcggcctcggcagaTACCACGGTCAAGATTTGGGATCTCTCGCGCCCGATGGTGGGCGAGTCGtctgcggcgctgcgctccttCGACGGCCATACCGACAAGGTGCagagcgtcgcgtggcAGGTCACGGCGCCCGGTCTGGCGACCGGCAGCGAGAACCCTGCTGTGCTGCTGAGTGCTGGCTATGACAAGACGGTGCGTGTGTTCGACACGCGCATGCCcgaccaggcgctcgtcgccggtaTCCCTGcggacgtcgaggcggtgcgctggaACGGCTGGAAGGACCAGAGCTTTTtggtcgcgctcgagacgggCATTGTGCAAGGATTTGACGCACGCAAGCTTTCGTCGACGCTCACGTCGGACAGTGCGCAGTTTACGCTCGTGGCGCACGAtgcggcgtgcacgacgctcgacgttTCGCCGCATATCCCCGGCTGTATCCTCACTGGTGGCACCGACCGCCAGGTGAAGCTCTGGAgcatcgacgacgaggacgcggaCAAGCCGCGTAGCATCAACCTGGTCACCTCGCGCGACATGGACGTCGGTAAGGTCTTCACCGCGAGCTTCTCGCCGAACGACCCCCTCAcggtcgccgtcgcgggcTCTAACGGCAAGCTCCAGATTTGGGACACGCTCTCGAACCCCGGTATGCGCCGTACCTTTGGCGACcgtctgcgccgcatggACCAGTATGCCGACCGTCACCCTGCGCAGGCCGCTCCGGCGCGTCtggacgagggcgagcgccCCGACGTGATCCAGCTAGAGGACGACGCGtcggaggacgaggacgaggacatGGATGCATAG
- the RPF2 gene encoding rRNA-binding ribosome biosynthesis protein rpf2 (BUSCO:EOG09263EBB; EggNog:ENOG503NV15; COG:J) — protein MLRTVKPKNARSKRALAQRESKDYENAKTAVFVKGHRTSEKVNLALAELSSLKKPDAIPFNKHNDVLPFEDASSIEFWGQKNDASLFVVGSSQKKRPDNLCWIRLFEGEVLDILEMGILDSKSMKEFKTSKPSVGMRPLFHFSGPEFAADAEGDRLTAAGAGLAPSGAFLHLKSLLLDFYRGEELNPNNIALSGLEYVISVSVAPSSTKPSEEKNENDLASLYRAAGISEKITGGSAVHRCPPCVINFRVYTAKMIASGTKTPRMELELSGPSFDFELRRRLPANDRMTQALRRPKTVAQKNTQGKGKRKNIDTDEMGDMVGRVHLGKQDLSQLNVKKVKGLRGPQFDAEDDNPAFDDEVEFDDDDEEDLEEFDEDDEE, from the coding sequence ATGCTGCGTACTGTCAAGCCGAAAAACGCGCgctcgaagcgcgcgctcgcccagcGTGAATCGAAGGACTACGAGAATGCGAAAACGGCTGTCTTTGTCAAGGGCCACCGCACGTCGGAAAAGGTgaacctcgcgctcgccgagctgaGCTCGCTCAAGAAACCTGATGCGATTCCGTTCAACAAGCACAACGACGTGCTTCCGTTCGAGGACGCATCGAGCATCGAGTTCTGGGGACAGAAGAACGATGCAAGCCTGTTTGTCGTCGGCAGCAGCCAAAAGAAGCGCCCGGATAACCTGTGCTGGATCCGCCTGTTTGAaggcgaggtgctcgacatTCTCGAGATGGGTATTCTGGATTCCAAGAGCATGAAGGAGTTCAAGACGTCGAAGCCGAGCGTCGGAATGCGCCCGCTCTTCCACTTCTCTGGTCCGGAGTTTGCGGCGGATGCCGAGGGCGACCGCCTGacggcggcaggcgcgggcCTTGCGCCGTCGGGTGCGTTCCTTCACCTCAAGtcgctcctcctcgactTTTaccgcggcgaggagctgaACCCGAACAACATTGCGCTCAGCGGTCTGGAATACGTGATCTCGGTGAGCGTCGCTCCATCTTCGACCAAGCCATCGGAGGAAAAGAACGAGAACGACCTCGCCAGTCTCTACCGTGCCGCTGGAATTTCGGAAAAAATCACGGGTGGCAGTGCCGTGCATCGCTGCCCTCCGTGCGTGATCAACTTCCGTGTGTACACGGCCAAGATGATTGCTTCGGGCACCAAGACGCCGCGCATGGAGCTGGAGCTGAGCGGACCGTCGTTCGATTTTGAGCTCCGCCGCAGGCTGCCGGCTAACGACCGCATGacccaggcgctgcgcaggcccAAGACCGTCGCGCAGAAGAACACCCAGGGCAAGGGCAAGCGCAAGAACATCGACACGGACGAGATGGGTGACATGGTTGGCCGTGTGCACCTTGGCAAGCAGGATCTGTCCCAGCTCAACGTCAAGAAGGTCAAGGGTCTTCGTGGTCCCCAGTTTGACGCGGAGGACGACAACCCTGCGttcgacgacgaggtggagtttgacgacgacgacgaggaggacctcgaggagttcgacgaggatgacgaAGAGTAG
- a CDS encoding uncharacterized protein (EggNog:ENOG503P57D; TransMembrane:4 (i12-34o54-81i88-106o126-153i); COG:S), producing MVDLSSTVRRGHPIAFGIFALLAFIVAVISSAVVASFNSNEQPKDNLVRDSTRFLIFAGWWGFLFSIVYIGLFLSGIGGFLSSIASHAVFIILTWIFWLAGSAALSSAVGNADCSNPASGIPQCSALRAICAFGWIGWLELTFMLAVIGYLAFKAFNGGRGMNDGFA from the exons ATGGTCGATCTTAGCTCTACAGTCCGCCGCGGTCACCCGATCGCCTTCGGTATCTTCGCCCTCCTGGCCTTCATCGTTGCCGTGATCTCCTCGGCCGTTGTCGCCAGCTTCAACTCGAACGAGCAGCCCAAGGACAACCTTGTCCGCGACAGCACCCGTTTCCTCATCTTCGCCGGCTGGTGGGGCTTCCTCTTCTCGATTGTCTAC ATCGGTCTTTTCCTGTCCGGTATTGGTGGTTTCCTCTCGTCTATTGCTTCGCACGCCGTCTTTATCATCCTCACCTGGATCTTCTGGCTCGCTGGTTCCGCTGCTCTCTCGTCTGCCGTTGGCAACGCCGACTGCAGCAACCCCGCCTCGGGCATTCCCCAGTGCTCGGCTCTCCGTGCCATTTGCGCCTTTGGCTGGATTGGCTG GCTTGAGCTCACCTTCATGCTTGCCGTCATTGGCTACCTGGCCTTCAAGGCCTTCAACGGTGGCCGTGGCATGAACGACGGTTTCGCGTAA